Proteins encoded within one genomic window of Calypte anna isolate BGI_N300 chromosome 25, bCalAnn1_v1.p, whole genome shotgun sequence:
- the ACKR1 gene encoding atypical chemokine receptor 1 produces MGNCLPVSPSLLESKNSVDLLEIMGDLDLSYYYSNETFTDYDAAPCHNRYCPFFQLVAPPFLAVTCATATLSTGALLLALAKCPQVWGWPQSRLLVAQLAVGTALFAALLPPVAVGIRQGWRLGAGLCRLTHLLWHWSLFSQGLLVGSSFCSTAWCRWDPRSRRLTVTLWASALLLATPAALAGGTVVGQETSCIRRSVDVLSPAYLLHLALCFSLFVLLPAVLLPATLVVPQLKAAWEPGAGASWLFFGLWVPYGVGLTVDFLLHARLLQPTCGTFEHLDYVLGLSEGLGVLHCCLIPAALLTVRFCHHWAGTSSSC; encoded by the exons ATGGGCAACTGCCTCCCAGTG AGCCCGAGCCTCCTGGAGAGCAAAAACTCCGTGGACCTGCTGGAGATCATGGGTGACCTTGACCTCTCCTACTATTACAGCAACGAGACCTTCACAGACTACGACGCTGCGCCCTGCCACAACCGCTACTGTCCCTTCTTCCAGCTTGTAGCCCCCCCCTTCCTGGCAGTCACCTGTGCCACTGCCACCCTGAGCACTggggcactgctgctggcactggccAAGTGTCCCCAGGTCTGGGGCTGGCCCCAGAGCCGCCTGCTGGTGGCCCAGCTGGCAGTGGGGACGGCTCTCTTTGCTGCCCTGTTACCACCCGTGGCAGTGGGCATCAGGCAGGGCTGGCGGCTGGGCGCAGGGCTGTGCAGGCTCACCCACTTGCTGTGGCACTGGAGCCTCTtctcccaggggctgctggtgggcagcagcttctgcagcaccGCCTGGTGCCGCTGGGACCCCCGAAGCCGCCGCCTGACTGTGACCCTCTGGGCTTCGGCGCTGCTGCTGGCAACACCAGCGGCTCTTGCCGGCGGCACCGTGGTGGGCCAAGAGACAAGCTGCATCCGCCGGAGCGTGGACGTCCTCTCCCCAGCATACCTGCTGCACCTGGCCCTCTGCTTCAGCCTCTTTGTGctcctgccagcagtgctgctgccagccacGCTGGTTGTGCCGCAGTTGAAGGCAGCCTGGGAGCCGGGCGCTGGGGCGAGCTGGCTCTTCTTTGGGCTTTGGGTGCCTTACGGGGTGGGGCTCACCGTGGATTTCCTCCTGCACGCCCGGCTGCTGCAGCCAACCTGCGGCACCTTCGAGCACTTGGATTACGTGCTGGGGCTgagtgaggggctgggggtgctgcaCTGCTGCCTGATCCCCGCTGCACTGCTCACCGTCCGGTTCTGCCACCACTGGgctggcaccagcagcagctgctga
- the DUSP23 gene encoding dual specificity protein phosphatase 23: MGMPEPPNFSWVSEGRLAGLAMPREPGHYRFLLAQGVRHLVSLTERPPPHHGCCPGVQLHRLRVPDFTPPTPEQIQTFLQLVEDANARGEAVAVHCMLGHGRTGTMLACYLVKEQKMSGGDAIREIRRLRPGSIETREQEEAVIQFCQRLQ, translated from the exons ATGGGGATGCCCGAGCCCCCGAACTTTTCGTGGGTGTCAGAGGGGCGTCTGGCCGGGCTGGCCATGCCACGGGAACCGGGGCATTACCGGTTCCTGCTGGCCCAGGGCGTGCGACACCTGGTGTCACTGACGGAGCGGCCACCCCCACACCATGGCTGCTGCCCCGGTGTCCAGCTCCACCGGCTCCGAGTGCCCGACTTCACCCCTCCAACACCCGAGCAGATCCAGACCTTCCTGCAACTGGTGGAAGACGCCAACGCCCGTGGGGAG GCTGTGGCAGTTCACTGCATGCTGGGGCACGGCCGGACAGGCACCATGCTGGCCTGCTACCTGGTGAAGGAGCAGAAGATGAGCGGCGGTGATGCCATCCGAGAGATCCGGCGGCTGCGGCCCGGCTCCATCGAGACGCGGGAGCAGGAGGAAGCCGTGATCCAATTCTGCCAGCGCCTTCAGTAG